The following proteins are encoded in a genomic region of Chryseobacterium cucumeris:
- a CDS encoding DUF4197 domain-containing protein, translated as MKKNIFLAATLLFSLSAQAQIFDIIKSAVKDKTGVDLNAPVKNNGTVTSTKTTTTTSGNSSANIGNLTSSQISSGLKEALSMGVTDGVKKLAVTDGFFKNEAVKILMPEKLRKIDTTLRSIGMGSLADEGVKLLNRAAEDAVTEAAPIFTNAITSMTITDAKNILLGSNNAATSYLQGKTQTQLFNAFQPKVKASLGKVGADTLWKNLISKYNTFTGQAVTTDLNEYVTTETINGVFKMVADKESGIRNTPAMRTTSILQKVFGAQDGK; from the coding sequence ATGAAAAAAAATATTTTTCTGGCAGCCACTTTATTATTTTCTTTATCAGCTCAGGCACAAATTTTTGATATTATAAAATCTGCTGTTAAAGACAAAACAGGTGTAGATCTTAATGCTCCTGTTAAAAATAATGGTACGGTAACTTCTACTAAGACGACGACTACCACTTCAGGTAATTCATCTGCCAATATTGGAAACCTTACTTCAAGTCAGATTTCTTCAGGATTAAAAGAGGCCTTAAGTATGGGCGTAACGGATGGAGTAAAAAAACTAGCGGTAACGGATGGTTTTTTCAAGAATGAAGCCGTAAAGATTTTAATGCCTGAAAAATTAAGAAAAATTGATACAACACTACGTTCCATCGGAATGGGAAGCCTTGCTGACGAAGGCGTAAAATTGTTAAACAGAGCTGCTGAAGATGCCGTAACAGAAGCTGCACCTATTTTTACAAATGCTATTACTTCTATGACGATTACAGATGCCAAAAACATTTTATTAGGGAGTAATAACGCCGCAACAAGTTATCTTCAGGGAAAAACCCAGACTCAGCTGTTCAATGCCTTTCAACCCAAAGTAAAAGCTTCTTTAGGGAAAGTAGGTGCTGACACCCTTTGGAAAAACCTGATTTCAAAATACAATACGTTTACCGGACAGGCTGTTACTACAGATCTTAACGAATATGTTACTACAGAAACCATTAATGGAGTTTTTAAAATGGTAGCAGATAAGGAAAGCGGAATCAGAAATACACCTGCCATGAGAACTACAAGTATTTTGCAGAAGGTTTTTGGAGCGCAGGATGGGAAATAA
- a CDS encoding CoA transferase subunit B → MLTKEQIAKRISKELKDRYYVNLGIGIPTLVANYVPEGISVEFQSENGVLGMGPFPFEGEEDADIINAGKQTITILEGGSFFDSAFSFGMIRGQKVDLTILGAMEVSENGDIANWKIPGKMVKGMGGAMDLVASAENIIVAMMHVNKAGESKILKKCTLPLTGVNCVKKVVTELAVLDVTPAGFKLVERAPGVSVEDIIKATEADLIIEGEIPEMQF, encoded by the coding sequence ATGCTTACAAAAGAACAAATTGCCAAAAGAATTTCAAAAGAACTGAAAGATCGTTATTATGTAAACCTGGGAATTGGAATTCCTACTTTGGTTGCCAACTATGTTCCGGAAGGTATTTCCGTAGAATTCCAGAGTGAAAACGGAGTATTGGGTATGGGGCCTTTTCCTTTCGAAGGAGAAGAAGATGCTGATATCATCAATGCCGGAAAACAGACTATTACTATTCTGGAAGGAGGTTCATTTTTTGATTCAGCCTTCAGTTTCGGGATGATTCGTGGTCAGAAAGTAGACCTTACCATTCTTGGAGCAATGGAAGTTTCGGAAAACGGAGATATTGCCAACTGGAAAATTCCCGGAAAAATGGTGAAAGGAATGGGGGGTGCAATGGACCTTGTAGCTTCTGCTGAAAATATCATTGTAGCCATGATGCACGTAAATAAAGCAGGAGAAAGTAAAATCCTTAAGAAATGTACACTTCCTTTAACTGGCGTAAACTGTGTGAAAAAAGTAGTTACTGAATTAGCCGTTCTGGATGTAACTCCGGCAGGATTCAAGCTGGTGGAAAGAGCACCTGGCGTTTCGGTAGAAGACATTATTAAAGCAACAGAAGCAGATCTTATCATCGAAGGGGAAATTCCTGAAATGCAGTTCTAA
- a CDS encoding ABC transporter ATP-binding protein, with the protein MKILFRYLKPYQWLIIISLFLATVNQVFSLFAPAITGNILDQLVTHPNFFDKEKLLPRSLNEYLYGSSVYHGAFYFLGLLIGTAMVSRIAKAFQDYVVSVITQKFGAKIFTDGLKHSMALPYQEFEDQRSGETLSILTKVREDTVKFITNFINIFFGILVSIIFVSVYAIRLHWSIMPVYICGIFFIAIVTNLLSKRIKVIQKNIVTETTALAGSTTESLRNIEIVKSLGLTNQEVIRLNNNTYKILGLELRKVKSIRSLSFIQGTMVNFLQQMITLTLLYLIFKNIVTPGQYLSLMFYGFFIFGPMQEIGNIIISYREAEASLQNFDRLMKKEVEEKPLHPKQIGAIEELEFKHVSFKHQSAQYKALNNISFDLKNGETIAFVGPSGSGKSTLVKLLVGLYRPQEGNIFYNGINGKEFDFDELRNQIGFVTQDTQLFAGTIKENLLFVNPSATEEELAVALQKSSCTALLERAEKGIETVIGEGGLKLSGGEKQRIAIARALLRKPHLLIFDEATSALDSITEEEITTTIKDISKEREQITVLIAHRLSTIMHADKIYVLERGQIVETGSHANLIDEKGLYYAMWRQQIGERKTLTPQA; encoded by the coding sequence ATGAAAATACTTTTTAGATATCTAAAACCTTATCAGTGGCTGATAATCATCTCTTTATTTTTGGCTACTGTCAATCAGGTTTTTTCTTTATTTGCTCCGGCGATCACAGGAAATATCCTTGATCAGCTGGTTACCCATCCCAACTTTTTTGATAAAGAAAAGCTATTGCCCAGAAGCCTGAATGAATATTTATACGGAAGTTCTGTATATCATGGGGCTTTTTACTTCTTGGGGCTTCTTATCGGAACTGCAATGGTGAGCAGAATTGCCAAAGCTTTTCAGGATTATGTAGTCAGTGTGATTACTCAAAAGTTTGGAGCGAAAATATTTACAGACGGTTTAAAACACTCTATGGCACTTCCCTACCAGGAATTTGAAGACCAGAGAAGCGGTGAAACGCTGTCTATTTTAACAAAAGTAAGAGAAGATACTGTAAAATTCATCACGAATTTCATTAATATTTTCTTCGGAATTCTCGTCAGTATTATTTTCGTTTCCGTGTATGCGATCCGTTTACACTGGTCTATTATGCCGGTTTATATCTGCGGAATTTTCTTTATTGCCATTGTTACCAATTTATTGAGTAAGAGAATCAAAGTGATCCAGAAAAATATCGTAACGGAAACCACCGCTTTAGCCGGAAGTACTACTGAAAGTCTTAGAAACATTGAAATTGTTAAAAGTTTAGGATTAACCAATCAGGAAGTAATCCGTTTAAATAACAATACGTATAAGATTCTTGGCCTTGAACTGAGAAAGGTAAAAAGCATCCGTTCTTTGAGCTTTATTCAGGGAACAATGGTCAATTTTCTTCAGCAGATGATTACGTTGACTTTATTGTATTTAATTTTTAAGAATATTGTTACACCAGGTCAGTATTTATCTCTAATGTTTTATGGTTTCTTTATTTTCGGGCCAATGCAGGAAATTGGAAACATTATTATTTCTTATCGTGAAGCAGAAGCTTCTCTTCAGAATTTTGACCGTTTGATGAAAAAAGAAGTGGAAGAAAAGCCGCTTCACCCAAAACAAATCGGGGCTATTGAGGAACTGGAATTCAAACATGTTTCATTCAAGCATCAGTCTGCACAGTATAAAGCTTTAAATAACATTTCTTTTGATCTTAAAAACGGTGAGACCATTGCTTTTGTGGGACCGAGCGGTTCCGGAAAAAGTACCCTGGTAAAACTATTGGTTGGATTGTACAGACCTCAGGAAGGGAATATTTTTTACAATGGAATCAATGGAAAGGAATTTGATTTTGATGAGCTGAGAAATCAGATTGGTTTTGTAACACAGGATACCCAGTTATTTGCAGGAACTATTAAAGAAAACCTTCTTTTCGTTAACCCTTCAGCTACTGAAGAAGAACTGGCCGTTGCTTTACAGAAATCAAGCTGTACAGCATTATTGGAAAGAGCAGAAAAAGGAATCGAAACCGTTATCGGAGAAGGCGGTCTGAAACTTAGTGGTGGTGAAAAACAAAGAATTGCCATTGCAAGAGCTCTTTTAAGAAAACCTCATCTTTTGATTTTTGATGAAGCCACTTCTGCTCTGGACAGTATTACCGAAGAAGAAATCACTACGACGATCAAAGATATTTCGAAAGAAAGGGAACAGATCACCGTCCTGATTGCGCATCGTTTAAGTACGATTATGCATGCTGATAAAATTTATGTTCTTGAACGCGGACAGATTGTAGAAACGGGTTCTCACGCCAATCTCATTGACGAAAAAGGGTTGTACTACGCCATGTGGAGACAACAGATCGGAGAAAGAAAAACACTTACTCCCCAGGCATAA
- a CDS encoding CoA transferase subunit A: MIDKRVKNAKEAIEGINDGMTLMLGGFGLCGIPENSINALVESDVKDLTCISNNAGVDDFGLGLLLHKRQIKKMISSYVGENAEFERQMLSGELDVELTPQGTLAEKCRAAQAGIPAFYTPAGYGTEVAEGKEVKEFKGKPHILEHAYDADFSIVKAWKGDHAGNLIFKGSARNFNHPMAGAAKITIAEVEELVEPGQLDPNEIHIPGIMVQRIFQGEKFEKRIEQRTVRTKE, encoded by the coding sequence ATGATAGATAAAAGAGTAAAAAATGCAAAGGAGGCCATCGAAGGAATTAATGATGGAATGACACTGATGCTTGGCGGATTCGGACTTTGTGGTATTCCTGAAAACTCAATCAATGCTTTGGTGGAAAGCGATGTGAAAGATCTTACCTGTATTTCAAACAATGCAGGAGTAGATGATTTCGGATTAGGATTACTGCTTCACAAAAGACAGATTAAGAAAATGATCTCTTCTTATGTAGGAGAAAATGCTGAGTTTGAAAGACAGATGCTTTCAGGTGAATTGGATGTAGAACTTACTCCTCAGGGAACTTTAGCTGAAAAATGCAGAGCTGCCCAGGCCGGAATTCCGGCATTTTATACACCTGCAGGGTATGGAACTGAAGTAGCAGAAGGTAAAGAGGTAAAAGAATTCAAAGGAAAACCTCATATTCTGGAGCATGCATACGATGCAGACTTTTCTATCGTAAAAGCATGGAAAGGCGATCATGCAGGAAATCTTATTTTCAAGGGATCTGCAAGAAACTTCAACCACCCAATGGCAGGTGCTGCAAAGATTACCATTGCTGAGGTAGAAGAACTGGTAGAACCGGGACAATTAGATCCGAACGAAATTCATATTCCGGGAATCATGGTTCAGAGAATTTTCCAGGGAGAAAAATTTGAAAAAAGAATTGAGCAGAGAACTGTAAGAACTAAAGAATAA
- a CDS encoding toxin-antitoxin system YwqK family antitoxin produces MKKLFTSALLALILSINVCAQEKTYFDENWEKTTQDNMEYYRETIPKGKLTLIKDFYKDGKLQMEGLASDTTPNSEIFEGKVTWYTEEGKVLNFATYSKGQQIGPAQTYDMNGRLTEDVVYKADGSFSGKMFSYKDAEDGMDFNILVDYENSTPVKTTVYDDDIKGIRNETIIDKDSNTETKYYGEKGKYLGSNTTSGSGENMVVDYYSSPMRISKIEKYRKDGSVKEGVIYSKSGKILQEQKMNKKDGYKTTYDESGKKIAHLVYQYDKENDVYNPMDGDDYHLAYEYSQISSIDTYEKGSKVTSKYFDEDGKLSSEQFLKDDLIQEIKYYSPDGKLKSTLTYKDGIPYNGTTYEGFNETVYKEGIIVNIKNFFEGDNTKLSFEKKLNAKQTGYDATVYDPKGTILYTFTQPISEDGDDYSFTAQITQYVKGKPANKSSVKAGVIQSGKIRIKTWDGAKELERSGKWILLKLYNMDGKLIQETKTLADTQEENASAENPTLINEDDLHHLFD; encoded by the coding sequence ATGAAAAAATTATTTACCTCAGCATTACTTGCACTGATACTCAGCATCAATGTATGCGCACAGGAAAAAACGTATTTCGATGAAAACTGGGAAAAAACTACTCAGGACAATATGGAATATTACCGTGAAACGATTCCTAAAGGAAAGCTTACTCTTATCAAAGATTTCTATAAGGACGGAAAACTTCAAATGGAAGGACTGGCTTCAGACACCACTCCCAACAGTGAGATTTTTGAGGGAAAAGTAACCTGGTATACTGAAGAAGGAAAGGTTCTGAATTTTGCCACCTATTCCAAAGGACAGCAGATTGGCCCGGCACAGACTTATGATATGAATGGCAGGCTGACAGAAGATGTGGTATATAAAGCTGACGGAAGTTTTTCAGGAAAGATGTTCAGTTATAAGGATGCTGAAGATGGAATGGACTTTAATATTCTGGTCGATTACGAAAACTCAACGCCTGTAAAAACAACCGTTTATGATGATGACATTAAAGGGATCAGAAATGAAACCATCATTGATAAAGACAGTAATACCGAAACAAAATATTACGGTGAAAAAGGAAAATATCTGGGCAGCAACACTACCTCCGGTTCGGGTGAAAATATGGTGGTAGATTACTATTCCAGTCCCATGAGGATCTCTAAGATAGAAAAATACAGAAAGGACGGCAGTGTAAAAGAAGGCGTCATTTATAGCAAAAGCGGAAAGATCTTACAGGAACAGAAAATGAATAAAAAAGATGGCTATAAAACCACTTATGATGAGTCGGGTAAAAAAATAGCCCATCTGGTATACCAATATGATAAGGAAAATGATGTTTATAATCCAATGGACGGGGATGATTACCATCTGGCTTATGAATATTCACAGATTTCCTCTATTGATACTTATGAAAAAGGCTCAAAGGTAACCAGTAAATATTTTGATGAAGACGGAAAGTTATCCTCAGAGCAATTTTTAAAAGATGATCTTATCCAGGAAATTAAATATTATTCCCCGGATGGAAAGCTAAAATCTACATTAACATACAAAGATGGTATCCCTTATAATGGTACTACCTATGAAGGCTTTAATGAAACAGTTTATAAGGAAGGTATTATTGTAAACATCAAAAACTTTTTTGAAGGTGACAATACGAAGCTAAGTTTTGAAAAAAAGCTGAACGCCAAACAAACAGGCTATGATGCAACTGTTTATGACCCCAAAGGCACTATTTTATATACATTTACACAACCGATCAGTGAAGATGGGGATGATTATTCCTTTACAGCACAAATCACACAGTATGTAAAGGGGAAGCCTGCCAATAAGTCTTCTGTAAAAGCAGGTGTTATTCAAAGCGGAAAAATCAGAATAAAAACATGGGATGGAGCTAAAGAACTTGAACGCAGCGGGAAATGGATCTTGTTAAAGCTTTATAATATGGATGGGAAGCTCATTCAGGAAACTAAAACACTGGCCGATACTCAGGAGGAAAATGCTTCTGCTGAAAACCCGACGCTGATTAACGAGGATGATCTGCATCATTTATTTGACTAA
- a CDS encoding fibronectin type III domain-containing protein, with the protein MKHYFFFFCFAVQMAFGQVLFPYLQNPTPNSMIVNWKTASNNETTVIYGNSPTNLNVTVTGTTNIFSDTGYNNSYYYHTAKITNLQPNTKYYYKIKTGTSESAVYNFRTLPLPGQAVTANGKIRFLIMGDNQIKAEPRYDTLTLNAYKKLKEKFGAASDPSDNIALTFMVGDQVDVGTLDHYENVHFKKNIKLSPYLPIQTTVGNHETYGTMGMNSYYAHFYIDEISYKGISSGNENYYAQQAGNVLFVSLSSEHTGSAQQTWLQQILTAANNDSTVDWIISLSHRPYQAEQYVGDISTWVRENAVPLLVTSDKYLMHVGAHHHLYHRGQLKNTPNYQIISGGTAWDQYWGMSNEQDFDDVQKTLTDWTYQIVEVDVPTGKVDVECYSIGGIYNKKNNVLVDSFHRYKNQPKPAKPSITNTFSGPITLPLTLNGSAFSSSNGELLNTTQFQISKTSNFSVIEKEFYRDFENWFGKDGNGTPDKTKNLNDGVDITKATLAANSIPNGIYYVKTRYRDRNLEWSEWSNVKQFEITGSVVSNPTFTLNKTEYAQNEAITATFTGGPGNQQDWVGIYKKGQTPASTTSQGYIYTNGQIAGTVTFNNGLAAKGQYFAGFFANNGYTEIAPRKNFYVGPKVQLQTTADTYPVGGTVTINFTNGPNLQKDWIGIYKMGQTPGTTPSIKWSYVTTASGTLNFTGLPKGYYYAQYLLEDGYNGIGEKVFFKVGDIVTDLWINKPVYTLGENITASWTDSPGIIKDWLGIYPQSVQTPDDNFVSYTYFDGITQGTKTIQGTAVPATPGNYYMVMFTNDSYTEVSNRVQFQVTSPTLGTEETRSTEKNVVLYPNPTKPGQPTFIKSDYPIEKIELVSASGELLYVSKNINNQRFSLVNENLPAGVYYVKVYGRKLFTLKLIIQ; encoded by the coding sequence ATGAAACATTATTTCTTCTTTTTTTGTTTCGCGGTCCAGATGGCTTTCGGACAGGTTTTGTTCCCTTATTTACAAAACCCGACTCCGAATTCTATGATCGTCAATTGGAAAACAGCTTCCAATAATGAAACAACAGTAATCTACGGAAATTCTCCAACAAATTTAAATGTGACGGTAACAGGAACTACCAATATCTTCTCGGATACCGGATACAACAACAGCTATTATTATCACACGGCAAAGATTACCAACCTTCAGCCGAATACCAAATATTATTATAAGATCAAAACCGGAACAAGCGAGTCTGCTGTTTATAATTTCAGAACACTTCCTTTACCGGGACAGGCGGTAACTGCCAATGGAAAGATCCGTTTCCTTATTATGGGGGACAACCAGATCAAAGCAGAACCGAGATATGATACGCTTACATTGAATGCGTATAAAAAACTCAAGGAAAAATTCGGAGCTGCTTCAGATCCGTCAGATAATATTGCGCTTACTTTTATGGTGGGTGACCAGGTAGACGTAGGTACATTGGATCACTATGAAAATGTTCACTTTAAAAAGAATATCAAATTATCACCTTATCTGCCTATTCAGACAACGGTGGGAAACCATGAAACCTATGGAACGATGGGAATGAATTCTTACTATGCTCATTTTTATATTGATGAAATCAGTTATAAAGGAATAAGCTCAGGAAATGAGAATTATTATGCCCAGCAGGCAGGAAATGTATTATTTGTAAGTTTAAGTTCTGAACATACAGGATCAGCACAACAGACATGGCTTCAGCAGATTTTAACGGCGGCCAACAATGATTCTACGGTAGACTGGATTATTTCTTTAAGCCACAGACCGTATCAGGCTGAGCAGTATGTAGGAGATATTTCTACCTGGGTAAGAGAAAATGCGGTACCGCTTCTGGTAACTTCTGATAAATATTTAATGCACGTTGGAGCCCACCATCATTTATACCACAGAGGGCAGCTTAAAAACACACCGAATTATCAGATTATTTCCGGAGGAACAGCCTGGGATCAGTATTGGGGAATGTCTAATGAACAGGATTTTGACGATGTTCAGAAAACATTGACAGACTGGACCTATCAGATTGTGGAAGTAGATGTCCCAACCGGAAAAGTGGATGTCGAATGTTATTCGATCGGTGGAATTTACAATAAGAAAAACAATGTATTGGTAGATTCTTTCCACAGATATAAAAATCAGCCCAAGCCGGCAAAACCATCCATTACAAATACTTTCTCAGGGCCAATTACTTTACCATTAACATTGAATGGAAGTGCATTTTCATCTTCCAACGGAGAGCTTTTAAATACAACACAGTTCCAGATCAGTAAAACCTCAAACTTTTCTGTAATTGAAAAAGAATTTTACCGTGATTTTGAAAACTGGTTCGGAAAAGATGGAAACGGAACTCCTGATAAAACCAAAAACTTGAATGATGGAGTAGACATCACCAAAGCAACATTGGCAGCGAATTCTATCCCCAACGGAATCTATTATGTAAAAACACGTTACAGAGACAGGAACCTTGAATGGAGTGAGTGGAGTAATGTGAAGCAGTTCGAAATTACAGGAAGTGTAGTGTCAAATCCTACATTTACTTTAAACAAAACTGAATACGCTCAGAATGAAGCTATCACAGCTACATTTACAGGAGGTCCCGGAAATCAGCAGGATTGGGTAGGAATTTATAAAAAAGGACAGACTCCGGCTTCTACAACTTCTCAAGGGTATATTTATACGAATGGTCAGATTGCTGGAACAGTAACCTTCAATAATGGTCTGGCTGCTAAAGGACAATATTTTGCAGGATTTTTTGCCAACAACGGGTATACGGAAATCGCCCCAAGAAAAAATTTCTATGTAGGACCGAAAGTACAGCTGCAGACTACTGCTGATACGTATCCTGTAGGAGGAACCGTTACTATTAATTTTACAAACGGACCCAACTTACAGAAAGACTGGATCGGAATTTATAAAATGGGCCAGACCCCGGGAACCACACCTTCTATCAAATGGAGCTATGTAACAACTGCATCAGGAACATTAAATTTCACAGGACTTCCAAAAGGGTATTATTATGCTCAGTATTTATTGGAAGACGGATATAACGGAATCGGGGAGAAGGTATTCTTCAAAGTAGGAGATATCGTTACAGATCTTTGGATCAACAAACCTGTTTATACCTTGGGTGAAAATATTACGGCTTCATGGACGGATTCTCCGGGAATCATCAAAGACTGGTTGGGAATCTATCCTCAAAGTGTTCAGACACCGGATGATAATTTTGTTTCTTATACCTATTTTGACGGAATAACTCAGGGAACAAAAACTATTCAGGGAACAGCAGTACCTGCAACACCTGGAAATTACTACATGGTCATGTTTACCAATGATTCCTACACAGAAGTTTCAAACAGGGTACAGTTCCAGGTAACTTCACCTACTTTGGGAACTGAAGAAACCAGAAGTACAGAAAAAAATGTAGTATTGTATCCGAACCCAACCAAACCGGGACAGCCTACTTTTATTAAAAGTGATTACCCGATTGAAAAAATCGAGCTGGTTTCAGCTTCGGGAGAATTACTGTATGTATCGAAAAATATCAATAACCAACGTTTCTCTTTGGTGAATGAAAATCTTCCGGCAGGCGTTTACTATGTAAAAGTATACGGAAGAAAACTGTTTACTTTAAAGCTGATTATTCAGTAA
- the rplS gene encoding 50S ribosomal protein L19 has translation MDLLKYVQDKYIAKKEFPEFKAGDTITVYYEIKEGQKTRTQFFKGTVIQLRGTGSTKTFTIRKMSGDVGVERVFPINMPALQKIEVDRRGRVRRARIYYFRDLRGKKARIKDAAYKKK, from the coding sequence ATGGATTTATTAAAGTACGTACAAGACAAGTACATTGCGAAAAAAGAATTCCCTGAATTCAAAGCAGGTGATACAATTACTGTGTATTACGAAATTAAAGAAGGACAAAAGACCAGAACTCAGTTCTTCAAAGGAACAGTTATCCAATTAAGAGGTACTGGTTCTACAAAAACTTTCACTATCAGAAAAATGAGTGGTGATGTAGGTGTAGAAAGAGTATTCCCTATTAACATGCCTGCACTTCAAAAAATTGAAGTTGATAGAAGAGGTAGAGTTAGAAGAGCTAGAATTTACTACTTCAGAGACCTTAGAGGTAAGAAAGCAAGAATCAAAGACGCTGCTTACAAGAAGAAATAA
- a CDS encoding SRPBCC family protein, producing MKTINTNSVENYVHLLEVNTTADKVYQALTDEIPLWWTELFEGSSSEAGNLFIIRFGDNIHKTIRVKELTANTKIVWLVEDSLIALPELKNQTEWIGTTIVWQIEENKESTQIKLTHIGLNPDIECYEICSNGWLQFLGSLKKFLETGEGAPYKK from the coding sequence ATGAAAACGATTAATACAAATAGTGTTGAGAACTACGTACATCTACTTGAGGTCAACACCACGGCAGATAAAGTATATCAGGCTTTAACAGATGAAATTCCCCTTTGGTGGACTGAATTGTTTGAAGGTTCATCTTCAGAGGCTGGAAATCTTTTTATCATAAGATTTGGAGATAACATCCATAAAACAATACGTGTGAAAGAATTAACTGCCAATACAAAAATTGTCTGGCTGGTTGAAGACTCATTGATTGCCCTTCCTGAATTAAAGAACCAGACAGAATGGATCGGGACAACAATTGTCTGGCAAATAGAGGAAAATAAAGAAAGCACTCAGATAAAACTAACCCATATCGGCCTGAACCCGGATATTGAATGCTATGAGATCTGCTCCAATGGCTGGCTGCAATTTCTCGGCAGCCTGAAAAAATTTCTGGAAACCGGAGAAGGAGCTCCCTATAAAAAGTAA
- a CDS encoding AraC family transcriptional regulator, translated as MAVLEQNDVFDADSIPEKVVGITSDMVMHDSGFHFHTTKSQLLYAPSGCMTVTTSDRQLVLPPFRMLWIPAHEVHRVNFRNIVAYRSIYFDEKYSQRYMKHGLKVLHVNALLKEIIERICSWEWSGLRQDQTNLLKVFWDELSKAPEEKLELTMPQDKRFTKIAEEWTLRKSMPPMLKDFAEKTGAVEKTISRIFKKETGLSYQDWRQQWRLQRSIELLVEGNSIGEVSYILDFSSDSAFIEFFKKQTGSTPLQYLMKNE; from the coding sequence ATGGCTGTACTGGAACAAAACGACGTCTTTGATGCTGATTCAATCCCTGAAAAAGTAGTTGGAATAACCTCTGATATGGTGATGCATGACTCCGGTTTTCATTTTCACACAACGAAATCTCAGCTGTTGTATGCGCCATCAGGCTGTATGACTGTAACGACTTCCGACAGGCAGCTGGTTCTCCCTCCGTTCAGAATGCTTTGGATTCCTGCCCATGAAGTTCATCGTGTGAATTTCAGAAATATTGTGGCCTACAGATCCATTTATTTTGATGAAAAATATTCCCAAAGATATATGAAACATGGCCTGAAAGTTCTTCATGTCAACGCCTTGTTAAAAGAAATTATTGAAAGAATTTGTTCCTGGGAATGGTCAGGGTTGAGACAGGATCAAACTAATCTTTTAAAAGTATTCTGGGATGAATTGAGTAAAGCTCCGGAAGAAAAACTGGAACTTACAATGCCGCAGGATAAGCGTTTTACGAAAATAGCTGAAGAATGGACACTGCGGAAATCTATGCCTCCAATGCTAAAAGATTTTGCAGAAAAAACAGGAGCGGTGGAGAAAACGATCAGCCGTATTTTTAAAAAAGAAACCGGACTGTCTTATCAGGATTGGAGACAGCAGTGGCGGTTGCAGCGATCAATTGAACTTTTGGTGGAAGGAAATTCAATAGGAGAGGTATCCTATATCCTGGACTTTTCATCAGACAGTGCTTTTATTGAATTTTTCAAAAAGCAGACAGGTTCCACTCCTTTGCAGTATCTCATGAAGAATGAATAG